The genomic window TGAACTATTGGGAAACCTGATAGTCCTATTACCAGTTCTATCTTGTATTATAAAGAACTGCGGAGTACTATGTCAATAAGAGGAACGTTCCTTTGTAAAGATATTCAGGTCAACCGGCGCATTCGCAACAGTGCTCGATGATAAGGATCAGCGGTGTAAAGGGAAGCGCCCTTTGTCCGTGCAGGCCAACACGGACAGGAACATAAACATGAACAAGGAGGATATAATGTTTAAAGAACAGAATGTTTTCATCACCGGTGGAGCAGGTTTCATAATGTCCCATGTTGTTGAAAGGCTTGTCGCTGCTGGTAAAAATGTAGTGATTTTTGATAACTGTGAGGAACATGGCCTTTATGAGGAAACTCAACAGCTATTAAAAACCATCGATAACCTTAAATTTATACAAGGAGATATTCGGGATGGAGCTGCTGTCAGAGAAGCTATGGAGGGGGCAGAAGTAGTCTACCATTTTGCCGCCCTTATGGGAACTAGTTCCCGGTTTAAGCAAGAAAAAGTTACCATCGAAGTGAATGTCTTGGGTTCTTTGAATGTTCTGCAGGCTGCTCTTGATCAGGGTGTTAAGTACTTTATTCATCCGCCTCGTCCACCGCTGACTCAATGGGTGTCCCCATACATTATCAGTAAGATTGCACAAACCCAATTCACTGAACTTTTCCATCGGACATACGGGTTGCCGACCATTGGTTTAAATATTGCCAATTGTTATGGACCTAGGGAACGCTCCGTCCTGAACAGTAACGCATATGTTAAACGGGAAGGCAAAAAGTTGGTTGCAACTTGTATCTTAGCTGCACTGCAAAACGAGCCTCTGCCTGTGTTTGGTGATGGGCTCCAAAGTTCGGACTTTATATACCTTGATGACGTTGTTGAGGCATGTATAAGAGCGCCTCAAGAAGCAGCGATCGGTAAAACTATGGAGATTGGTACGGGTGTTAACACTACTGTAAAGAAAGTCGCTGAGACCATAATTGAAGTCGTAGGCAGCAAGTCGAAGATTGAGTTCTTTCCAATGAGAACTGGGGAAGTCAAACTTGACACAAAATCGGATATTTCCCTTGCAAAGGAACTGCTCAGTTGGGAGCCTACCACAAGTTTAGTTGAAGGTTTGACCAAAACCATCCCTTATTATGCCAAAATGATTGGCGTGGAGTGGCCGTTTTAAACAATACTTGGCAATTCCGGTTCCCGGGGCGTTCTCTCTTAATACGTAGTCGACAGGCGAGGACGCCCTCCCTGTTATCGTTTTCACATGAGGATTTGCTAGTTTATTTGTGGAAAGGAGTTTTAATTAATGAGCCTTCAACCGGAAGTTCACGGCAAGTGGGCTGAATTGACAGGGATTGGTCTAAATACTGATCAACAAACTCGTTTCAATTCGTTTCGCTTTTGGCGTGTTGTAATTATGGCATCGGTGTTTTATAGTTTTTATTACTTGGGCCGGCTTAACTGGGGCATTGCGATGCCTTGGATCATCGAAGACCTTGGCATAAGCAAGACGACGGCGGGTCTGGGCGCGAGCCTGCTGTTGTGGTCGTATGCCGCCGGTACCTTTCTATCGGGCCGGCTGGGAGAAATCTTTGGCCAGCGCCGTTTATGTCTGGTCGGCGGGATCGGAACCACGATCATGAATATCATCGTCGCTTTGCAGACCGGCATTACGGCAATTTTTATTCCTTGGACAGTGAATGGGTTTATCCAGGGCCAAACCTATGCCCCAATTAATGGGATGATCAGCAATTGGTATCCGAAATCCGGCCGTGGTCTAGCTACCGGCATTTTTGCTACATCGATGGGGCTTTCAACGATTGTTGCCTGGGCGATTACCGGTTGGGCAGTCGGCGCCCATGGGTGGCGTTGGGCCTTTATCTGGCCGTTAGTAATTTTCACGTTACCCATGACCATTATCTTTTACTTTGTTTCCCGAAACAAACCCGAAGAGGCCGGCTTTCCTCCTTACAAAGTCGATGCACCTGTAGCGACGGAATCCTCTGGCAAGGTTAAAGCGAAGGGCTTGGGCGCGTATGCTACTCTACTGACGGATTGGCGTTTTCTGTCCATGAGTATCGCTTCCTTTTCTGCTTACATAGCCCGTTATGGTTTGCTGACCTGGATGCCACTTTACTATGCCCAAACGGCAGGTATCGCCATGAAGAATGTACCATTGATGACCTTCGGGTTGCCCATTGGTATGGCTATTGGCCCGGTTATTGGCGGTTGGGTTTCCGACCATGTCTTTAAAGGTAAACGGTGGCAGGTTGTCGTTACTTATGCTTTGCTTGCTGTTGTCGTTCTGATGATTATCGGACTGGTTCCCGTGCAGACTATGGGCCTTACCTGGGGTGTGGTCATGCAGCTGATTTCTGGTTTACTGGTCTTGGGCCTCGTCGGTTCTCTGTTCACGGCGGCCTGTGATGTTGGTGGACGAGAGCTTGCAGGAACTGCAGTTGGCACGATGAACTTTTTCAACTATCTGGGAGCAGGGATCCAGGGTGTGATTATCGGTGCCATTTTGGATATCACAGGAAGTTGGATGGCTGTATGGGTAATGTGCGCAGCCCTGATGGGTTTAGCGGCCTTACTCACGTTTGTTGCCAAGGAGTAGAGACCGGTTTTACGGCTGGGTCTTTGGGCAGATATAGATGGAGTATCCCTGACGGGCAGGGATACTCCTGAGTTACTCTGTAAAGGTAGTGTAGGTTCCCGAGCATGTGACAAGGAGGACAAATATGAGGGTTACTTTAGCCAATCCGCCTTGGCAGTTTAACAACCCCATCAAGTTACATCCACTCGGCTTGGCTTCTCTAGGCGCTTACCTGCGGGAACTGGGCAGGGACAGCTTGACACTGGTTGATCTGAATGCCGAAATCCGCAGTGCAAAGGACATCATTAAAGAATCACTTCGTATTGTGGAACGCACTGAACCGGAAGTTTTAGGATTGACTTGTTGGACAGTACAAGCTCCCTTTGTGGTCGAGTTTGTCAAAGCCCACAAGAAAGCTCACCCCGAAGTACCGATTATCCTTGGTGGAGTCCATGCATCCTCAGCCGCAGCGGAAATCCTCACGATGTCTTCAGCCGACATGGTTGTTCATGCTGAAGGAGAATACACACTGGCCGATTTGCTAGACTGTTTAAGGGCCGGGCAGCCTTGGAGTGACGTCCGAGGGCTTTCGTGGCGCCATGAAGAGCGGGTCATGCACAGTGAGCCTCGCGAGTTTATCAAGGATCTGGATAGCTTGCCATTTCCAGCATATGATTTGTTGCCCGCGATGACTACCTATCAAGCCATGAACCGAAAATCTGTCATTTCCGTTATGGCCAGCAGGGGTTGTGTTCATCACTGTTCTTTTTGTTCCGGCGGATCAATGTGGCGGTATCAAAGGTGGCGGAGTCCGGAAAACGTGCTTAGCGAAATTGAATGGTTGCGTTCGCGTTATTATGCCGGCTTCATCCGCTTTGAGGATGACGATCTACTTTGTAACAGGGAGTGGGCTCAGCGTCTCCTGGGTTTGCTCGCCAAAAGTCCTGTTCCTTTCAGTTGTCTAGCCCGTATTGATTCGATCCAAATGGATACGGTTGAGAGCTTAGTTGCCGCTGGTTGTGTGGAGATTTATCACGGGGTTGAGACGGCTTCCCCTAGATTGTGGCAGGTCTTAGGTAAGGGTATGGCGAAGGGGATTGATTTAGCTGGATGTAAGAATTTGGTCAAATGCGAAATCGAGGCGGGTCTGATTCCAACTATATCCGGCATCATCGGCATTCCCGGCGAAACTGCTGATGAAATGAGAGCGACGGTAGAGTTCCTCGCAGAACTAAGGACGTTCGGGGCGCGTACCCAGCTCTGGATTCTTACTCCGTATCCAGACACTCAGATTGTTAAGACATATGGCGACCATCTGGTTAAAGTTGATCGCTGGAAAGAGTTCTCGCAGTTCGATGTCTTTTCGCAGGAAGCGCGTACCGCGTATAAGAAGCTATTAAAGAAGTACAAGTCGATTGTCCCCGACAACCTAATGTTTGCTAACGAGGCTGGGGTTAGGGCAACGGGTGAACTGTTTCTCGAAGCAAGGGGAAGGCTGATGGGAGTGTTTGACTTTGTCTGAAACACTGGGCTGTAAGCTTACCAACTATGATTATTCCTATGAAAAGCCTGTCTGTTTCGCTGGGGAAAAACCCCTTTGGCATGTTCCACTATTAGGCTTGTTACCCTCAGCGGCGCAGGGCTTTTCGCTCAATGACTGTAAACAAGGGGAGCCTCAGATTACGTTTTTGTCGTTCCCTTACTATAAGAAATATTTGGTCGGGGCGATGCCAATTTTGAGGGTGGCTCGGCCGATGGTCTTAAGGGGAGGCTGGGATAAGACACGAGCGGGCCTGTTGGTGTCGGCTGTTCGTCACCTGGCCAAGAGTCTCGGTGCCTATGTGGTTGAGCTGGAGATCTTTTCCGAGGTAAAGGAGCGGGTCTTTTTTCCGTCCTCTTCGACAGCTATTGATACTTGCAACGATCCCCAATTGTTCAATGTGTTAACTGAGCTAGGCTTAGTACCTTTAGAAAAAGAGACGATCTATGCTTGGCATAGAAATGACTTCGTTTATTCCGGCAAGTCCATGGAGGATTTCGGTGGGGATTGGACTTGGAGAACTGTGCGCAAGGGGAGTGCTGACGATCGTCGTACGTATGACCAGATATGGTTGGCAAGTGGCGATTTACCTGTGGCGTATAGCCAGAAAGGAGGAACATCGGGTAGCTGGTTTAGTCAACGGCCTTGGTATGACGACGTGAGTCCCTGGATCAGTCAAGAGGATGCCATCATTTTTGCGGAATATCGGGGAGAAGCGGTTGGCTTCATTCACTGGTGGCCTAACATGTTCCGAGTGTTCTCAAGATTGGGTCGGTCATTCTTCACAGTCTCACCGGACAAGGTGGGTGATTTAATTAGAGAAAACGGTGAGGCCAAAATATTCAAACTGGCTGTTCTCAAGTCTGTTGCCAAGCAACGGACATGGGTTGCTAATTGCCTTGTGCAGCAAGCGCTGTATTTAATGGCTGAACGTCACGGGCTGAGCACCTGTCAAATTTCATTGCCTGGCTGGTGCCATACCGTCCTCGAAGGTCTTAGCCAACGTATGGGGTTGAGGGAAGCTCAGCAAAAAGTCATTTTTGCGATCAGGGTCTAGTGAACCATTGCAAACGGGACTAGCGTGGGCTTAAACCACTTAGATTTTTCTATTGGAGGGAAAGTATGCACTGGTTGCGCGAGTTTGGCCCGGGAATACTGCTAGCTTTATTGGTAGCTCTGGTT from Phosphitispora fastidiosa includes these protein-coding regions:
- a CDS encoding SDR family NAD(P)-dependent oxidoreductase; the protein is MFKEQNVFITGGAGFIMSHVVERLVAAGKNVVIFDNCEEHGLYEETQQLLKTIDNLKFIQGDIRDGAAVREAMEGAEVVYHFAALMGTSSRFKQEKVTIEVNVLGSLNVLQAALDQGVKYFIHPPRPPLTQWVSPYIISKIAQTQFTELFHRTYGLPTIGLNIANCYGPRERSVLNSNAYVKREGKKLVATCILAALQNEPLPVFGDGLQSSDFIYLDDVVEACIRAPQEAAIGKTMEIGTGVNTTVKKVAETIIEVVGSKSKIEFFPMRTGEVKLDTKSDISLAKELLSWEPTTSLVEGLTKTIPYYAKMIGVEWPF
- a CDS encoding MFS transporter — protein: MSLQPEVHGKWAELTGIGLNTDQQTRFNSFRFWRVVIMASVFYSFYYLGRLNWGIAMPWIIEDLGISKTTAGLGASLLLWSYAAGTFLSGRLGEIFGQRRLCLVGGIGTTIMNIIVALQTGITAIFIPWTVNGFIQGQTYAPINGMISNWYPKSGRGLATGIFATSMGLSTIVAWAITGWAVGAHGWRWAFIWPLVIFTLPMTIIFYFVSRNKPEEAGFPPYKVDAPVATESSGKVKAKGLGAYATLLTDWRFLSMSIASFSAYIARYGLLTWMPLYYAQTAGIAMKNVPLMTFGLPIGMAIGPVIGGWVSDHVFKGKRWQVVVTYALLAVVVLMIIGLVPVQTMGLTWGVVMQLISGLLVLGLVGSLFTAACDVGGRELAGTAVGTMNFFNYLGAGIQGVIIGAILDITGSWMAVWVMCAALMGLAALLTFVAKE
- a CDS encoding B12-binding domain-containing radical SAM protein codes for the protein MRVTLANPPWQFNNPIKLHPLGLASLGAYLRELGRDSLTLVDLNAEIRSAKDIIKESLRIVERTEPEVLGLTCWTVQAPFVVEFVKAHKKAHPEVPIILGGVHASSAAAEILTMSSADMVVHAEGEYTLADLLDCLRAGQPWSDVRGLSWRHEERVMHSEPREFIKDLDSLPFPAYDLLPAMTTYQAMNRKSVISVMASRGCVHHCSFCSGGSMWRYQRWRSPENVLSEIEWLRSRYYAGFIRFEDDDLLCNREWAQRLLGLLAKSPVPFSCLARIDSIQMDTVESLVAAGCVEIYHGVETASPRLWQVLGKGMAKGIDLAGCKNLVKCEIEAGLIPTISGIIGIPGETADEMRATVEFLAELRTFGARTQLWILTPYPDTQIVKTYGDHLVKVDRWKEFSQFDVFSQEARTAYKKLLKKYKSIVPDNLMFANEAGVRATGELFLEARGRLMGVFDFV